A portion of the Coriobacteriia bacterium genome contains these proteins:
- a CDS encoding FAD-dependent oxidoreductase, translating into MERVTRRNFVAGAALAAGASALAVSASQQAHTALANEGVTSREWADAADLIVVGGGGAGFCAAIEAASAGASVLVLEKAGFCGGDTQLSNGMIMAAGTPEEEELAGCTTDTPEAFAEQQVRYAQGHGDVEMIREMCLASPDAVSFMRDLGRVYANCDVIPPVWAYDTETSWGPRSHWDHTLVETDDNGHFGTLRRTVSEIQAIRIKTEREVVHLIVENGEVIGVQDVDGNVYRANKGVVLATASFGANKEMNRRYNHMYYWALCLDEKYRANSYACHPANTGDGIRMAQEIGADLALTMSNVILDAMYFGGVGSYYTNTDNGVDYTNPYLSTPIPGKILVNKRGKRFVQEDALWGFVNTQVYQEAMATGWNAADDPIGVWAIQDAANMANDVISVVHTSVESPYAALVQSADTIEELAGKIGVPADTLEQTVARWNEIATSGSDPDFDRRTDFGTIEQGPFYAYPYIPQTMGSHGGLRTNAEAGVLDVNGNPIPRLYAAGTIMSGMWCGPFYPSCGWAILGTVHWGRKAARSIVALDAWTDEPVEAKTAPAPEAVEPNGSYVAGTYEATGAGRNGEIPVSVEFSDTAILSVAAGENAETPHIGTTAIELLSERVVQQQSADIDAITGATLTSRGFLLAVSDCIEQASK; encoded by the coding sequence ATGGAACGGGTAACAAGGCGTAACTTCGTAGCGGGCGCCGCCCTGGCGGCTGGGGCGAGCGCACTGGCCGTTAGCGCAAGCCAGCAGGCCCACACGGCGCTCGCCAACGAGGGCGTGACCTCCCGCGAGTGGGCCGATGCTGCCGATTTGATCGTTGTCGGCGGAGGCGGCGCGGGGTTCTGCGCAGCCATCGAAGCAGCCAGCGCCGGCGCATCGGTGCTCGTGCTCGAGAAGGCTGGCTTCTGCGGCGGCGATACCCAGCTGTCCAACGGCATGATCATGGCCGCCGGCACCCCCGAGGAGGAAGAGCTCGCCGGGTGCACGACTGACACACCCGAGGCCTTCGCTGAGCAGCAGGTTCGTTACGCACAGGGCCACGGCGATGTCGAGATGATTCGCGAGATGTGTCTGGCATCGCCCGACGCCGTGAGCTTCATGCGCGACCTGGGGCGCGTCTACGCCAATTGCGATGTCATCCCGCCCGTGTGGGCTTATGACACCGAGACCTCCTGGGGTCCGCGCTCGCACTGGGACCACACACTGGTTGAGACCGACGATAACGGTCACTTCGGAACGCTGCGCCGCACCGTATCCGAGATCCAGGCCATCCGCATAAAGACCGAGCGCGAGGTCGTGCACCTCATCGTCGAAAACGGTGAGGTCATCGGCGTGCAGGACGTAGACGGAAACGTCTACCGTGCCAACAAGGGCGTCGTTCTGGCAACCGCATCATTCGGTGCCAACAAGGAGATGAATCGCCGCTACAACCACATGTACTACTGGGCCCTATGCCTCGACGAAAAGTACCGCGCCAACTCCTATGCGTGTCACCCCGCCAACACCGGCGACGGCATTCGCATGGCACAGGAGATCGGTGCAGATTTGGCCCTCACGATGTCCAACGTCATCCTCGATGCTATGTATTTTGGCGGCGTCGGCAGCTACTACACCAACACCGACAACGGCGTCGATTACACGAACCCCTACCTCTCGACGCCCATTCCCGGCAAGATCCTCGTTAACAAGCGCGGCAAGCGCTTCGTGCAGGAAGACGCGCTCTGGGGCTTCGTGAACACCCAGGTGTACCAGGAAGCCATGGCCACCGGTTGGAACGCCGCTGACGACCCCATCGGCGTCTGGGCCATCCAGGACGCCGCCAACATGGCAAACGACGTCATCTCCGTGGTGCACACCTCAGTCGAGAGCCCCTACGCGGCCCTGGTGCAGTCCGCCGACACCATCGAGGAGCTGGCCGGCAAGATCGGCGTGCCCGCCGACACGCTGGAGCAGACTGTCGCACGGTGGAACGAAATCGCCACGAGCGGCAGCGACCCCGACTTCGACCGGCGCACCGACTTCGGCACCATCGAACAGGGGCCGTTCTATGCCTATCCCTACATCCCTCAGACGATGGGCTCTCACGGCGGCCTACGCACCAATGCAGAGGCGGGCGTACTCGACGTAAATGGCAACCCGATCCCGCGCCTCTACGCTGCCGGCACCATTATGTCCGGCATGTGGTGCGGCCCGTTCTATCCGTCGTGTGGCTGGGCAATTCTGGGCACGGTGCATTGGGGTCGCAAGGCGGCGCGCTCCATCGTCGCGCTCGACGCCTGGACCGACGAGCCTGTCGAGGCGAAGACGGCGCCCGCACCCGAAGCTGTCGAGCCCAACGGCAGCTACGTTGCCGGCACCTACGAGGCCACGGGAGCCGGTCGCAACGGCGAGATTCCCGTAAGCGTGGAGTTCTCCGACACCGCCATCCTGAGCGTCGCGGCCGGCGAAAACGCCGAGACCCCGCACATCGGTACAACGGCCATCGAGCTGCTCAGCGAGCGCGTCGTGCAGCAGCAGAGCGCTGACATCGACGCCATCACCGGTGCGACGCTCACAAGCCGCGGTTTTCTGCTTGCCGTCTCCGACTGCATTGAGCAGGCCAGCAAGTAA
- a CDS encoding LysR family transcriptional regulator translates to MNDWQLQAFVKVAECGSIGAAAKELFVSSQALQQQINALEGEVGVRLLNRSRRGCVPTAAGVTYLDWARRILSERDAMFEAVRGAAARDASTITVLPNDALVGDALYLDVISDYVAQNPGVSVDLLPPGGALGTVDVSSSEMSEDCGVEFRELNWVPAHCYLVMSAHSPLLGRRSAEGTLSPEDLAGELVLEPPQRLSAGIEPTSVTRLRGLARMDARVSVRGMGYVSSRLVSERCAYLSYGPLQLTSDSLVQVPLADSEFRYVVYIRADASERVADFGAFMKERYTRDWAAYERFVATFSAPKDATPPR, encoded by the coding sequence ATGAATGACTGGCAGCTGCAGGCGTTTGTGAAGGTGGCAGAGTGTGGCTCAATCGGCGCCGCCGCCAAGGAACTTTTCGTGTCGTCCCAGGCACTCCAACAGCAGATAAACGCGCTCGAGGGGGAGGTCGGCGTACGGCTTCTCAATCGGTCGCGTCGGGGTTGCGTGCCTACGGCGGCAGGCGTGACGTATCTCGACTGGGCGCGGCGCATCCTTAGCGAGCGCGATGCCATGTTCGAGGCGGTGAGGGGCGCCGCTGCCCGTGATGCCTCGACCATCACGGTTCTTCCAAATGATGCCCTCGTGGGCGACGCACTGTACCTCGACGTTATTAGCGACTACGTTGCGCAGAATCCCGGCGTATCCGTTGACTTGCTTCCGCCGGGCGGCGCTCTCGGGACGGTTGACGTCTCGTCGAGCGAGATGAGCGAGGACTGCGGCGTAGAGTTTCGCGAGCTCAACTGGGTGCCGGCGCATTGCTACCTCGTCATGAGCGCGCATAGCCCCCTGCTCGGACGCAGATCGGCCGAGGGGACACTGTCGCCCGAAGACCTTGCGGGGGAGCTTGTCCTGGAGCCACCACAGCGTTTGTCGGCTGGCATCGAGCCCACCAGCGTCACGCGCCTGCGAGGGCTGGCTCGCATGGACGCGCGCGTCTCGGTGCGAGGGATGGGGTACGTGAGCAGCCGGCTTGTCTCTGAGCGGTGCGCATATCTTTCGTATGGGCCGCTGCAGCTGACGAGCGACAGCCTGGTGCAGGTGCCGCTGGCGGACTCCGAGTTTCGCTACGTCGTTTACATCCGGGCGGATGCGTCTGAGCGCGTCGCTGACTTCGGCGCGTTCATGAAGGAACGCTATACCCGGGACTGGGCTGCGTACGAGAGATTCGTGGCGACGTTCTCCGCGCCAAAGGACGCGACCCCTCCGCGGTAA
- a CDS encoding ATP-binding protein, with the protein MIDRPLYLDRLRRWRDKDVIKVVTGVRRCGKSTLLTLFADELRAEGVSPDRIITINLERLENEALLDYHRLHDEILSRIQPGVMNYVFIDEVQNVPEFQRAVDSLYTRRNIDLYITGSNALLLGGTLATLLSGRYVEITMQPLSFSEYISAIGEGLSLTRAYRRYISQGAFPATVEFGEDPLALYDYLEGILNTVLFKDVAQRLNISNTLALGALTTFLFDSIGNLVSTKRISDCLCAQGSKISSNTVGEYLSGLANSFVFYPVKRFDIRGKRLLKLQEKYYAVDMGMRRVALSNQVRDTGRILENVIFLELRRRYSEVYIGRVGDLEVDFVVNGPEPLYVQVAETAATEGTLGRELASLTAIRDNHPKLLLTLDDMDPQSHDGIIQQNALEWLMEA; encoded by the coding sequence GTGATAGATAGGCCTTTGTATCTTGATCGCCTACGCCGCTGGAGGGATAAAGATGTCATCAAGGTGGTGACAGGCGTTCGCCGTTGTGGCAAATCCACCCTATTGACTCTTTTTGCTGATGAGCTGCGGGCCGAAGGTGTCTCTCCTGATCGCATTATCACCATCAACCTGGAGCGACTCGAAAACGAGGCGCTGCTCGATTACCACAGGCTGCACGACGAGATCCTCTCTCGGATTCAGCCGGGCGTCATGAACTATGTGTTCATCGACGAGGTTCAGAACGTCCCTGAGTTTCAGCGGGCGGTCGATAGCCTGTATACGCGACGTAATATCGACCTCTATATCACCGGGTCGAATGCCCTGCTGTTGGGTGGGACGCTCGCCACGCTGCTCTCCGGACGCTACGTCGAGATTACCATGCAGCCTCTCTCATTTTCCGAATACATTTCGGCGATAGGGGAGGGCTTGTCCCTGACGCGCGCCTACCGTCGCTATATCTCTCAGGGGGCATTTCCTGCTACGGTGGAGTTTGGCGAGGATCCCCTGGCACTCTATGATTACCTTGAGGGCATTCTTAATACGGTGCTTTTCAAGGATGTGGCACAGCGGCTCAACATTTCGAACACGCTGGCGCTGGGGGCACTTACGACGTTTTTGTTCGACTCTATTGGCAACCTGGTATCTACCAAACGGATCAGCGACTGCCTCTGCGCTCAGGGAAGCAAAATATCTTCCAACACGGTGGGGGAGTATCTATCCGGTTTGGCGAACAGCTTCGTTTTCTATCCCGTCAAACGGTTTGACATCAGAGGAAAGCGTTTGCTCAAGCTGCAGGAGAAGTACTACGCCGTTGATATGGGCATGAGGCGTGTTGCCCTGTCGAACCAAGTGCGCGACACGGGTCGAATCCTCGAGAACGTGATCTTTCTTGAGCTTCGACGGCGTTATAGCGAGGTGTATATCGGTCGGGTGGGTGATCTCGAGGTCGACTTCGTGGTTAACGGCCCTGAGCCGCTGTATGTGCAAGTGGCGGAGACGGCGGCTACGGAGGGGACGCTCGGGCGCGAGCTGGCGTCACTGACGGCCATTCGCGATAACCATCCCAAGCTCCTGCTAACGCTCGATGACATGGATCCCCAGTCGCACGATGGCATCATCCAGCAAAATGCGCTTGAGTGGCTAATGGAGGCGTAG
- the pth2 gene encoding aminoacyl-tRNA hydrolase, translated as MIVMRRDLKMRKGKIAAQAGHACVEATLLALLRDGKLDELRATPELDWIFVDEPEDVEPTPVVDWFNAGVAKVCVYVDSEEELLDLHRRAKELGFISALIRDAGHTEFHGEPTYTCLALEPLYADQVEPLTGELPLY; from the coding sequence ATGATCGTGATGCGCCGCGACCTCAAGATGCGCAAGGGGAAGATTGCCGCGCAGGCCGGCCATGCGTGCGTCGAGGCTACGCTGCTGGCGCTGCTGCGCGACGGCAAGCTCGACGAGCTGCGCGCGACACCGGAGCTCGACTGGATTTTCGTTGACGAGCCGGAGGACGTCGAGCCCACGCCGGTCGTTGACTGGTTCAACGCTGGCGTGGCCAAAGTGTGCGTCTACGTGGACTCCGAGGAAGAGTTGCTCGATCTGCACCGTCGCGCAAAGGAGCTCGGCTTTATCTCGGCACTCATCCGTGACGCCGGTCACACCGAGTTCCACGGCGAGCCTACGTACACCTGCCTCGCCCTTGAGCCCCTCTATGCCGACCAGGTGGAGCCCCTCACCGGTGAGCTGCCGCTGTACTAG
- a CDS encoding FAD-dependent oxidoreductase: MSTESIDRRTLIKNATLTGAGALATASLASAATARADEVADVAAPAATPEHRWQSEAAAAWRTAPEAVAEDKITNGGSYDVVIVGGGQAGTWCARSCSMNGLKVAVLEAMAEDEFLYVGGEIGHVNSEWAMAHGTEKIDEVELMNEIFRRNSGRSNQALIHDWVYNSGKYLDWAIEDLGDPDWMEDGHNVHTFSEDRADDMVMDPSGYKYWCSTALFRAKDAEMGDWNWGKKMMTHQREAAISEGATWLFGTQGCYLEKDDAGTVCAVIVQNVADGSYQRLSATKGVVLAAGDFSANEDMLRDINDEYRHVAESYGDIEAAKAGGMLNVRNGDGIKMGVWAGGHVEVGPRAGMNTGQVSASAPWGPGFLVLNQNGERFCDECAGGAEGAGYLIPRQPRGSYVTITDANWEQVTRRMPPCHGAVDITPGVLNGIDTKVELMSAVKPGDAPNEDANVYCADTLEELLDLIGVYDEEQKAAALASIARFNEMAAAGRDDDFGMDSRILQAIETAPFYAAIGASDALGAGLCQTAGLDIDAKHRVLDSTLNPIAGLYSIGNNAGNRYIVLYATPIAGMSLGFCLTEGMSLGKQLAGVTE; the protein is encoded by the coding sequence ATGAGCACCGAGAGCATCGATCGCCGCACCCTCATCAAGAACGCGACCCTGACCGGCGCCGGCGCGCTGGCTACCGCTTCGCTGGCGAGCGCCGCCACCGCCCGCGCCGACGAGGTCGCCGACGTCGCAGCTCCTGCTGCCACACCCGAGCACCGCTGGCAGTCCGAGGCGGCCGCAGCCTGGCGCACGGCCCCTGAGGCCGTCGCCGAGGACAAGATCACCAACGGCGGTTCGTACGACGTCGTCATCGTGGGTGGCGGCCAAGCTGGCACGTGGTGTGCTCGCTCCTGCTCGATGAACGGTCTCAAGGTAGCCGTGCTCGAGGCCATGGCGGAAGATGAGTTCCTCTACGTCGGCGGCGAGATCGGCCACGTCAACAGCGAGTGGGCAATGGCGCACGGTACGGAGAAGATCGACGAGGTCGAGCTCATGAACGAGATCTTCCGACGCAACTCCGGCCGCTCCAACCAGGCCCTCATCCACGACTGGGTCTATAACTCGGGCAAGTACCTCGACTGGGCAATCGAGGACCTTGGCGACCCTGACTGGATGGAAGACGGCCACAACGTCCACACGTTTAGCGAAGATCGCGCAGACGACATGGTCATGGATCCCTCCGGCTATAAGTACTGGTGCTCAACCGCCCTGTTCCGCGCGAAGGACGCCGAGATGGGCGACTGGAACTGGGGCAAAAAGATGATGACGCACCAGCGCGAGGCCGCCATCTCCGAGGGCGCCACGTGGCTGTTCGGCACCCAGGGCTGCTACCTGGAGAAGGACGACGCCGGCACGGTGTGCGCCGTCATCGTCCAGAACGTCGCCGACGGCAGCTACCAGCGCCTCTCCGCAACGAAGGGCGTCGTGCTCGCAGCCGGTGACTTCTCCGCCAACGAGGACATGCTGCGCGACATCAACGACGAGTACCGCCACGTCGCCGAAAGCTATGGCGACATCGAGGCGGCCAAGGCTGGCGGCATGCTCAACGTGCGCAACGGCGACGGCATCAAGATGGGCGTCTGGGCCGGCGGCCACGTCGAGGTGGGCCCGCGTGCCGGCATGAACACCGGCCAGGTCAGCGCCAGCGCGCCGTGGGGCCCGGGCTTCCTCGTGCTTAACCAGAACGGCGAGCGCTTCTGCGACGAGTGCGCCGGCGGTGCCGAGGGTGCCGGCTACCTCATCCCCCGTCAGCCGCGTGGCAGCTACGTCACGATCACCGACGCCAACTGGGAGCAGGTCACACGCCGCATGCCCCCGTGCCACGGCGCCGTCGACATCACGCCGGGCGTCCTGAACGGCATCGACACGAAGGTCGAGCTCATGAGCGCCGTGAAGCCCGGCGACGCCCCCAACGAGGACGCGAACGTCTACTGCGCCGACACGCTCGAGGAGCTGCTCGACCTCATCGGCGTCTATGACGAGGAGCAGAAGGCCGCCGCGCTGGCCTCCATCGCGCGCTTCAACGAGATGGCCGCCGCCGGGCGCGACGACGACTTCGGCATGGACAGCCGCATCCTGCAGGCCATCGAGACCGCGCCGTTCTACGCGGCCATCGGCGCCTCCGACGCGCTGGGCGCGGGCCTGTGCCAGACGGCCGGCCTCGACATCGACGCCAAGCACCGCGTGCTCGACTCGACGCTCAACCCCATCGCCGGCCTGTACTCCATCGGCAACAACGCCGGCAACCGCTACATCGTGCTCTACGCCACGCCCATCGCCGGCATGAGCCTGGGCTTCTGCCTCACCGAGGGCATGAGCCTCGGCAAGCAGCTCGCCGGCGTGACGGAGTAG